Proteins found in one Hirundo rustica isolate bHirRus1 chromosome 9, bHirRus1.pri.v3, whole genome shotgun sequence genomic segment:
- the LEPROT gene encoding leptin receptor gene-related protein isoform X3, translated as MAGVKALVALSFSGAIGLTFLMLGCALEYYGVYWPLFVLIFYFLCPIPHFIAKRVGDDSDAASSACRELAYFFTTGIVVSAFGLPIILARVEASFIAAKLCWSVLGILSHPCSGDFRGFSGMVFLCGSEYRVSKVP; from the exons ATGGCGGGCGTGAAAG CTCTCGTGGCCCTGTCCTTCAGCGGAGCCATCGGGCTGACCTTCCTCATGCTGGGCTGCGCCCTGGAGTACTACGG TGTGTACTGGCCCCTGTTTGTGTTAATATTTTACTTCCTCTGCCCCATTCCCCACTTCATTGCCAAGAGAGTGGGTGATGACAGCGATgcagccagcagtgcctgcagggagctggccTATTTCTTCACCACGGGAATCGTTGTCTCTGCCTTTGGACTTCCTATCATCCTTGCACGGGTGGAAGCA AGCTTCATTGCCGCTAAGCTCTGCTGGTCTGTACTGGGAATTCTGTCCCACCCCTGCAGTGGGGATTTCCGTGGTTTCTCTGGAATGGTTTTCCTGTGTGGAAGTGAATACCGTGTATCCAAAGTGCCTTAA
- the LEPROT gene encoding leptin receptor gene-related protein isoform X1 — protein sequence MPGTGGGGARPSLRDARPAALVALSFSGAIGLTFLMLGCALEYYGVYWPLFVLIFYFLCPIPHFIAKRVGDDSDAASSACRELAYFFTTGIVVSAFGLPIILARVEASFIAAKLCWSVLGILSHPCSGDFRGFSGMVFLCGSEYRVSKVP from the exons ATGCCCGGCACCGGGGGAGGTGGTGCCCGGCCCTCGCTGAGGGATGCCCGGCCTGCCG CTCTCGTGGCCCTGTCCTTCAGCGGAGCCATCGGGCTGACCTTCCTCATGCTGGGCTGCGCCCTGGAGTACTACGG TGTGTACTGGCCCCTGTTTGTGTTAATATTTTACTTCCTCTGCCCCATTCCCCACTTCATTGCCAAGAGAGTGGGTGATGACAGCGATgcagccagcagtgcctgcagggagctggccTATTTCTTCACCACGGGAATCGTTGTCTCTGCCTTTGGACTTCCTATCATCCTTGCACGGGTGGAAGCA AGCTTCATTGCCGCTAAGCTCTGCTGGTCTGTACTGGGAATTCTGTCCCACCCCTGCAGTGGGGATTTCCGTGGTTTCTCTGGAATGGTTTTCCTGTGTGGAAGTGAATACCGTGTATCCAAAGTGCCTTAA
- the LEPROT gene encoding leptin receptor gene-related protein isoform X4, with protein MAGVKALVALSFSGAIGLTFLMLGCALEYYGVYWPLFVLIFYFLCPIPHFIAKRVGDDSDAASSACRELAYFFTTGIVVSAFGLPIILARVEAIKWGACGLVLAGNAVIFLTILGFFLVFGRGDDFSWEQW; from the exons ATGGCGGGCGTGAAAG CTCTCGTGGCCCTGTCCTTCAGCGGAGCCATCGGGCTGACCTTCCTCATGCTGGGCTGCGCCCTGGAGTACTACGG TGTGTACTGGCCCCTGTTTGTGTTAATATTTTACTTCCTCTGCCCCATTCCCCACTTCATTGCCAAGAGAGTGGGTGATGACAGCGATgcagccagcagtgcctgcagggagctggccTATTTCTTCACCACGGGAATCGTTGTCTCTGCCTTTGGACTTCCTATCATCCTTGCACGGGTGGAAGCA ATCAAATGGGGAGCCTGTGGCCTGGTGCTGGCTGGCAATGCAGTCATTTTCCTTACTATTTTAGgctttttccttgtgtttggCAGAGGAGATGACTTTAGCTGGGAGCAGTGGTAG
- the LEPROT gene encoding leptin receptor gene-related protein isoform X2 — protein MPGTGGGGARPSLRDARPAALVALSFSGAIGLTFLMLGCALEYYGVYWPLFVLIFYFLCPIPHFIAKRVGDDSDAASSACRELAYFFTTGIVVSAFGLPIILARVEAIKWGACGLVLAGNAVIFLTILGFFLVFGRGDDFSWEQW, from the exons ATGCCCGGCACCGGGGGAGGTGGTGCCCGGCCCTCGCTGAGGGATGCCCGGCCTGCCG CTCTCGTGGCCCTGTCCTTCAGCGGAGCCATCGGGCTGACCTTCCTCATGCTGGGCTGCGCCCTGGAGTACTACGG TGTGTACTGGCCCCTGTTTGTGTTAATATTTTACTTCCTCTGCCCCATTCCCCACTTCATTGCCAAGAGAGTGGGTGATGACAGCGATgcagccagcagtgcctgcagggagctggccTATTTCTTCACCACGGGAATCGTTGTCTCTGCCTTTGGACTTCCTATCATCCTTGCACGGGTGGAAGCA ATCAAATGGGGAGCCTGTGGCCTGGTGCTGGCTGGCAATGCAGTCATTTTCCTTACTATTTTAGgctttttccttgtgtttggCAGAGGAGATGACTTTAGCTGGGAGCAGTGGTAG